A DNA window from Selenomonas sp. oral taxon 126 contains the following coding sequences:
- a CDS encoding translocation/assembly module TamB domain-containing protein, with amino-acid sequence MRRKAYIGAAVIAAVLICAAVLIHIVRAQAFMAEAGQMAERLVAQKLGTAVHIGAVEIRSLHELKMDDVVIYDKQAEAVLRADEARVTLRLLSLLSSPETSIDEILLTGAHADIVQRADGSWNYDDIGADDTSPSTFEGRIRTEGGSATIVTDGRTYELTEIAGAVEIDRSDVSYKATGALSGVPLRVSGAYVGGNQELYLSSADTDFMSLRHLLPENSLPEELQLSSLHADAVRMELHRVDGVLTMDGRIDGMRGAADVYGTQMQLDSAALRFNERAIFVAATAEAAEQRARVDGTIRLDTDAPYLDFIVRAQDFAVDRILADSPYQGAVTADLHVTGTLAAPTVTGKLTAAHGAVSDVSFQNATADVAYADGTISFENLTAEAFGGTLSGTGVFTVEQNAYTAHLTVDNVALGGLRSLSISLPEELDGTLHADLGIDGQTGGSLTVLGSAQLSNGVYRNIPVERANASFILRGDDLTIDFLSARLPNDTELGVEGKITRGSALDLRFYGAHADLSLLNYLDERLSFSGLADFSGEVHGDIHDPQVDMQVSATNGDLMYQPFDSLLFRADGSLSGVGIYDFSMERGGREVWLVNGSIGFTGERRIDLQIDTIGARMEDVAALVAPDQPITGNIDNIIKFTGTLDNPHAVGYVHFSRGSYAGAVLSGMDGDYFLDNGIIRVQVFHIYSPMVDMVLNGTISAQGVLDFDAEVRDLDMKRFEHKLPYEVSGHGVFNGKVGGMISHPIFRGELKADAITMNGVELREIRGFVHFENGIIDLERTGFRQGADGSVTARLRYDTETRALSGALDIEKMDVTALLALANQNENRITGKITTAVQLGGTPDNPSIALTGEIAEGTIASYPVQKLALDVALSDRVLTISKFAGTQGDGSFSAVGTADFDGAANVDIAVSDIALGMLTRFAGVEQEVTGTVSLTAHVGGQTQHPEADLKLTAKNGGTNGATFDDLTGEAQLRGSVIRLNQLTVTKYIDGIAYAASAHGTLPLRALTADRDETLDAYDQIDLTIALDNADLSLIPVFSNQVEWALGRTEGSLKLHGTLAAPRLTGSLRVTGGAVKLRYFEHPLTDMQVRIDALGDALSVRECTGKMGAGTYLLTGRVEMAGMEPQSYDFTFVMNNLDLKTSFYEGPLSGTLRLTEGEYWGEVLPKLSGTIDIDRALVTIPSIPETDDELPHIMLDVGLTVGRHVHLFSPSFYDMHPSGSVHFGGTTRHPRTTGMIGVRRGDTVSYLRTVFKIREGTATFNQPESFLPEIAFYAEARLTHTRVFLSAHGPLDHMDFRLGSSPEMSEEEIIRMLTLRSAYANGEGGITAADILSIGLQMSILSEVEDSVKNFLHLDVLRLSSGSGALFETKDDEAVKQNENEYNVEIGKYFGDRVLLRYVQGLGAASDTHRIGIQYDFNDRFGISYDREGSDQLISFEARFRF; translated from the coding sequence ATGAGACGGAAGGCGTATATCGGGGCGGCGGTGATCGCCGCCGTCCTCATCTGCGCGGCAGTTCTCATCCACATCGTACGCGCTCAGGCATTCATGGCTGAGGCGGGACAGATGGCAGAGCGTCTCGTGGCGCAGAAGCTGGGGACGGCTGTGCATATTGGTGCAGTGGAGATCCGTTCTCTGCACGAATTGAAAATGGACGATGTCGTGATCTATGACAAGCAGGCGGAGGCTGTGCTCCGTGCCGATGAGGCACGGGTGACGCTTCGCCTGCTTTCTCTGCTTTCATCGCCCGAAACCTCGATTGACGAGATCCTGCTCACGGGCGCGCATGCGGACATTGTGCAGCGTGCGGACGGCTCGTGGAACTACGATGACATCGGTGCGGACGATACGTCACCGAGCACGTTCGAGGGGCGCATCCGCACGGAGGGCGGCTCGGCGACCATTGTGACAGACGGGCGCACGTACGAGCTGACGGAGATCGCGGGGGCAGTGGAGATCGACCGCAGCGATGTCTCCTATAAGGCGACGGGCGCTCTCTCGGGTGTTCCTCTGCGCGTGAGCGGTGCGTATGTTGGCGGGAATCAGGAGCTCTATCTCAGTTCCGCAGATACGGATTTCATGTCGCTGCGTCACCTCCTGCCGGAGAACTCTCTGCCCGAGGAGCTGCAGCTCTCGTCTCTGCACGCGGATGCCGTGCGGATGGAGCTGCACCGCGTGGACGGGGTGCTCACGATGGACGGGCGCATCGACGGTATGCGCGGTGCGGCAGATGTCTACGGGACGCAGATGCAGCTGGACAGCGCCGCGCTGCGCTTCAATGAGCGCGCAATTTTCGTTGCCGCAACAGCGGAGGCGGCGGAGCAGCGCGCGCGTGTGGACGGGACGATTCGGCTCGACACGGACGCACCCTATTTGGATTTCATTGTGCGCGCGCAGGATTTCGCCGTGGATCGCATTCTCGCGGACAGCCCCTATCAGGGGGCTGTGACGGCAGATCTCCATGTGACGGGGACGCTTGCGGCGCCGACTGTTACGGGGAAACTGACGGCGGCGCACGGCGCGGTCAGCGATGTCTCCTTCCAAAATGCGACGGCGGATGTTGCCTATGCAGACGGCACGATTTCGTTTGAGAATCTGACGGCGGAGGCGTTCGGCGGGACGCTGTCGGGCACGGGTGTGTTTACTGTGGAGCAAAATGCCTACACGGCGCATCTGACGGTGGACAATGTCGCACTCGGAGGGCTGCGTTCCCTCTCTATTTCCCTGCCTGAGGAGCTCGACGGCACGCTGCATGCCGATCTCGGCATCGACGGGCAGACGGGGGGCTCGCTCACGGTTCTTGGCAGTGCGCAGCTCTCGAATGGCGTGTACCGCAATATTCCGGTGGAGCGTGCAAACGCCTCCTTTATCCTGCGCGGGGACGATCTGACGATTGATTTCCTCAGCGCACGGCTGCCGAATGATACGGAGCTGGGGGTAGAGGGTAAGATCACGCGCGGCTCTGCGCTCGATCTGCGCTTCTACGGCGCACACGCCGATCTCTCCCTGCTGAACTATCTCGACGAGCGCCTCAGTTTCTCGGGGCTTGCGGATTTCTCGGGCGAGGTGCACGGCGATATCCATGATCCGCAGGTCGATATGCAGGTCTCGGCGACGAATGGCGATCTCATGTATCAGCCGTTTGACAGTCTGCTTTTCCGCGCGGACGGCTCGCTCTCAGGGGTAGGCATCTACGATTTCTCGATGGAGCGCGGCGGGCGCGAGGTCTGGCTTGTGAACGGGTCGATCGGCTTTACGGGCGAGCGGCGCATTGACCTGCAGATCGACACGATCGGCGCACGCATGGAGGATGTGGCGGCGCTCGTTGCGCCCGATCAGCCGATCACGGGCAATATCGACAATATCATCAAGTTCACGGGGACGCTCGACAATCCGCACGCGGTGGGCTATGTCCACTTCTCGCGCGGCAGCTATGCGGGGGCGGTGCTCTCGGGTATGGACGGCGACTACTTCCTCGACAACGGCATCATCCGCGTGCAGGTGTTCCACATCTATTCACCGATGGTGGATATGGTTCTGAACGGCACGATCAGTGCGCAGGGCGTGCTCGACTTCGACGCCGAGGTGCGCGATCTCGATATGAAGCGATTCGAGCACAAGCTGCCCTATGAGGTCTCGGGGCACGGCGTCTTCAACGGCAAGGTGGGGGGCATGATCTCGCATCCGATTTTCCGTGGGGAGCTGAAGGCGGACGCAATCACGATGAACGGGGTGGAGCTGCGGGAGATCCGCGGCTTTGTCCACTTTGAAAACGGGATCATCGATCTGGAGCGGACGGGCTTCCGTCAGGGGGCGGACGGCTCTGTGACGGCGCGTCTGCGCTACGATACGGAGACGCGTGCGCTGAGCGGCGCGTTGGATATTGAGAAGATGGATGTCACGGCACTGCTTGCACTCGCAAATCAAAACGAGAACCGCATCACGGGGAAGATCACGACTGCGGTTCAGCTCGGCGGTACGCCGGATAATCCGTCGATTGCGCTGACGGGTGAGATTGCGGAGGGCACGATTGCCTCCTATCCCGTGCAGAAACTTGCACTCGATGTCGCTCTCTCAGATCGCGTGCTGACGATCAGCAAGTTCGCGGGTACGCAGGGGGATGGCTCATTCTCCGCTGTCGGCACAGCGGATTTTGACGGCGCGGCAAATGTGGATATCGCGGTCTCGGACATTGCGCTCGGCATGCTCACGCGCTTTGCAGGCGTGGAGCAGGAGGTAACGGGAACGGTGTCGCTGACGGCGCACGTCGGCGGGCAGACGCAGCATCCGGAGGCGGATCTGAAGCTGACGGCGAAGAACGGCGGCACGAACGGCGCGACGTTCGATGATCTGACGGGAGAGGCGCAGCTGCGCGGCTCCGTGATCCGCCTGAATCAGCTGACGGTGACGAAGTACATCGACGGCATTGCCTATGCAGCGAGTGCGCACGGCACGCTGCCCCTGCGCGCGCTCACGGCGGACCGCGATGAGACGCTGGATGCCTACGATCAGATCGATCTGACGATTGCGCTCGACAATGCCGATCTCTCGCTTATTCCTGTGTTTTCCAATCAGGTGGAGTGGGCGCTCGGACGCACGGAGGGCAGCCTGAAGCTGCACGGGACGCTCGCTGCGCCCCGCCTGACGGGCAGTCTGCGCGTGACGGGCGGCGCGGTGAAGCTGCGCTATTTCGAGCATCCGCTGACGGATATGCAGGTGCGGATCGACGCGCTCGGTGATGCGCTCTCTGTGCGCGAGTGCACGGGCAAGATGGGCGCGGGCACCTATCTCCTGACGGGGCGCGTGGAGATGGCGGGCATGGAGCCGCAGTCATATGATTTTACGTTTGTGATGAACAATCTGGATCTCAAGACCTCGTTCTATGAGGGACCTCTGAGCGGCACACTGCGCCTGACGGAGGGCGAGTACTGGGGTGAGGTTCTGCCGAAACTCTCGGGCACGATCGATATCGACCGTGCGCTCGTGACAATCCCGTCGATTCCGGAGACGGACGACGAGCTCCCGCACATTATGCTCGATGTGGGGCTGACGGTGGGGCGGCACGTGCACCTGTTCAGTCCTAGTTTCTACGATATGCACCCGTCGGGTTCTGTGCATTTCGGCGGGACAACGCGCCATCCGCGCACGACGGGCATGATCGGCGTGCGGCGCGGCGACACGGTCAGCTATCTGCGGACGGTGTTCAAGATCCGCGAGGGGACGGCGACGTTCAACCAGCCGGAGTCGTTCCTGCCGGAGATTGCGTTCTATGCGGAGGCGCGCCTCACGCATACGCGTGTCTTCCTCTCGGCGCACGGACCGCTCGACCACATGGATTTCCGCCTCGGCTCGAGCCCTGAGATGTCAGAAGAGGAGATCATCCGCATGCTGACGCTGCGCAGCGCCTATGCAAACGGTGAGGGCGGCATCACGGCGGCGGATATCCTCTCGATCGGCCTTCAGATGAGTATTCTCTCCGAGGTGGAGGACTCCGTGAAGAATTTCCTCCATCTCGATGTGCTCCGCCTCTCGAGCGGGAGCGGCGCGCTCTTTGAGACAAAGGACGACGAGGCGGTGAAGCAGAATGAGAACGAGTACAATGTCGAGATCGGCAAGTATTTCGGTGACCGTGTGCTCCTGCGCTATGTGCAGGGACTCGGCGCGGCATCGGATACGCATCGTATCGGCATCCAGTACGACTTCAATGACCGCTTCGGCATCTCGTATGACCGCGAGGGTTCGGATCAGCTCATCAGCTTTGAGGCGCGGTTCAGATTCTGA
- a CDS encoding ATP-binding protein, giving the protein MERLAMNELVAWKDSAYRKPLIMKGVRQVGKTWLLKEFGRRFYENTAYFNFDENPEYRDFFATTKDVRRIIPNLAMAGGQEIQPGRTLLIFDEIQDCPEVLNALKYFHENAPEYHVACAGSLLGIALAKPSSFPVGKVDFLHLYPMGFHEFLMATGGEHLAAYLDQVDEIVPLPDAFFHPLAEKLKMYYITGGMPEVVGRWAASQSVGEVQTTLMNIITAYERDFMKHPAPREYPKIARVWNSMPSQLARENKRFLYNVVKEGARAREYEDAVEWLVQAALVYKVFRISAPGLPLSAYEDLSAFKLYLADVGVLRRLSRLDPSAFREGNRLFTEFKGALTENFVLQSLLPQLDAVPYYWARLNPSYEVDFVLQCANDIIPIEVKSDTNIKSRSLKKYAEMFAAETKLRVRFSLNNLRVDDDVLNIPLFMADHAVRLMGIVVSQMREDS; this is encoded by the coding sequence AAGACGTGGCTGCTCAAGGAGTTTGGGCGTCGTTTCTATGAAAATACGGCGTATTTCAATTTTGACGAGAATCCTGAGTATCGCGATTTTTTTGCGACGACGAAGGATGTACGCCGCATTATCCCAAATCTGGCGATGGCGGGCGGTCAGGAGATTCAGCCGGGGCGAACGCTCCTGATTTTTGATGAGATACAGGACTGTCCCGAGGTGCTGAACGCGTTGAAGTATTTCCATGAGAATGCGCCGGAATATCACGTTGCCTGTGCCGGCTCTCTCCTCGGTATTGCCCTCGCAAAGCCGTCCTCGTTCCCCGTTGGGAAGGTTGATTTTCTGCACCTGTATCCGATGGGTTTTCACGAGTTCCTGATGGCAACGGGCGGTGAGCATCTCGCCGCATATCTCGATCAGGTGGATGAGATTGTGCCGCTGCCGGATGCCTTTTTTCATCCGCTGGCTGAGAAGTTGAAGATGTACTATATCACGGGCGGGATGCCTGAGGTTGTGGGGCGGTGGGCAGCGTCTCAGTCGGTGGGAGAGGTACAGACGACGCTGATGAATATCATCACTGCCTATGAGCGCGATTTTATGAAGCACCCTGCGCCGCGCGAATATCCAAAGATTGCGCGTGTTTGGAACTCTATGCCGTCGCAGCTGGCGCGAGAGAATAAGCGCTTCCTATACAATGTTGTCAAGGAGGGGGCACGTGCGCGCGAGTATGAGGATGCTGTGGAATGGCTGGTACAGGCGGCGCTTGTTTACAAGGTGTTTCGCATCAGCGCGCCGGGGCTGCCGCTGTCCGCATATGAGGATCTGAGTGCGTTCAAGCTCTACTTGGCGGATGTCGGTGTGCTGCGGCGTCTGTCGCGGCTCGATCCGTCGGCATTCCGCGAGGGGAACCGCCTGTTCACGGAATTCAAGGGGGCACTGACAGAGAATTTTGTTTTGCAGTCTCTCCTGCCGCAGCTCGATGCTGTGCCGTATTATTGGGCACGACTCAATCCGTCCTATGAGGTGGATTTTGTGCTGCAGTGTGCGAATGACATCATTCCGATCGAGGTGAAGTCGGATACGAATATCAAAAGCCGCAGTCTGAAAAAGTACGCGGAGATGTTTGCGGCGGAGACGAAGTTGCGCGTACGCTTTTCGCTGAATAATCTGCGCGTGGACGACGATGTGCTGAATATTCCTCTCTTTATGGCAGATCATGCCGTGCGTTTGATGGGGATTGTGGTTTCGCAGATGCGAGAGGACAGCTAA
- a CDS encoding TolC family protein, whose protein sequence is MALKNRGRFAARLVRALALTAAVGLFTGTASAETMQVDLTRSVQMALENNRTIKQALTDVDAADAALAQANRSMGPTLTWQTSANRVGGKAYEGSGVKYNYGNTGTVALPVYNAALNAQRKAARYALNSADFALEQTKQSIRLTATTDYFNILQARNLVKVREDTVATLQTHLADVNAQFRVGTVARADVLASEVELANAQQNLTTARNNYEVAVATLNNVIGVPTDTTLTINDELRYTGYTLSLDDCTDYGLLYRADGAAAFYAVKQAEAGVRAAKAGYHPTVNAAASRSIAGERPFKDDHTSSDTWSAGVSASWNIFDNGVTAAQVDAAKATLRKAEEALAAADEKIRLDVRTAYLNLRAAEQNIKTTEKAVQQAEEDYNIARVRYNAGVGTNLEVMRASDNLTTARMNYSTALYSYNMGKASLDNAMGVPVDLDAVRYRAAEEDGARAQGARAAAQLHDDALFATPKDAEVRPTAERAPADAGAAAAARVQAANATYEAEMNK, encoded by the coding sequence ATGGCTTTGAAGAATAGGGGACGTTTTGCGGCACGACTGGTACGGGCTCTGGCTCTGACTGCCGCCGTCGGACTTTTTACGGGGACGGCATCGGCTGAGACGATGCAGGTGGATCTGACGCGCTCTGTGCAGATGGCGCTCGAGAATAACCGCACGATCAAGCAGGCACTGACGGATGTGGATGCGGCGGATGCCGCGCTCGCACAGGCGAACCGCTCGATGGGGCCGACGCTGACGTGGCAGACCTCGGCGAATCGCGTCGGCGGCAAGGCGTACGAGGGCTCCGGGGTCAAATACAACTACGGCAATACGGGGACGGTCGCGCTGCCGGTCTACAATGCGGCGCTGAATGCACAGCGCAAGGCGGCGCGCTATGCGCTAAACTCGGCGGACTTTGCGCTCGAGCAGACGAAGCAGTCGATCCGCCTGACAGCGACGACGGATTATTTCAATATCCTGCAGGCGCGCAATCTGGTGAAGGTGCGCGAGGATACGGTGGCGACGCTGCAGACACATCTCGCGGATGTGAACGCGCAGTTCCGCGTGGGTACGGTGGCGCGTGCGGATGTGCTCGCCTCGGAGGTGGAGCTGGCGAACGCGCAGCAGAATCTGACGACGGCGCGGAATAACTATGAGGTCGCGGTCGCGACGCTGAACAATGTGATCGGTGTGCCGACGGATACGACGCTTACGATCAACGATGAGCTGCGCTATACGGGCTACACGCTCTCTCTGGACGACTGCACGGACTACGGGCTGCTCTATCGCGCGGACGGTGCAGCGGCATTCTACGCGGTAAAGCAGGCAGAGGCGGGGGTGCGTGCGGCAAAGGCGGGCTATCATCCGACGGTGAATGCGGCGGCATCGCGCTCGATTGCGGGCGAGCGCCCCTTCAAGGACGACCATACGAGCAGCGATACGTGGTCGGCGGGTGTGAGTGCGTCGTGGAATATCTTTGACAACGGCGTGACGGCGGCGCAGGTCGATGCGGCAAAGGCGACGCTCCGCAAGGCGGAGGAGGCGCTCGCGGCGGCGGATGAGAAGATCCGTCTCGATGTGCGTACGGCGTATCTGAATCTGCGTGCAGCAGAGCAGAATATCAAGACGACGGAGAAGGCTGTGCAGCAGGCGGAGGAGGACTATAATATCGCGCGCGTCCGCTACAATGCGGGCGTGGGAACGAATCTCGAGGTGATGCGTGCCTCGGACAATCTGACGACTGCGCGCATGAACTATTCGACGGCGCTCTACAGTTACAATATGGGCAAGGCAAGTCTCGACAATGCGATGGGCGTGCCCGTCGATCTCGATGCCGTGCGCTATCGCGCGGCGGAGGAGGACGGTGCGCGTGCGCAGGGGGCGCGTGCGGCGGCGCAGCTGCATGATGATGCGCTCTTTGCAACGCCGAAGGATGCCGAGGTGCGCCCGACCGCAGAACGTGCACCTGCGGATGCCGGTGCTGCTGCGGCGGCACGCGTACAGGCGGCGAATGCTACCTATGAGGCAGAGATGAACAAATAA